The region CCGGTACATCCTTTAGGTTTAAGTTGAACCGTAGTATCAGGCGAGGTTGCCCCATCTCCCTATATTTGTTTCTCATCTGTGCTCAGCTCCTCTCTGACTATATTAAACGTAGTCCCCTGAAAGGCATTACAattgcagaaaagaaaaattcatTAGTCAGCTTACTGATGATGCcaccctctttttaaaaaagtgcttcACAGGTGCAGATAAACATTAACACAACTGATGCTTTTTCTGTAGCTTCAGCACTCCACTTAAACATCGGTAAATGTGAACTGCTTGCCCTCAGAAACTCTACCAGTCCCTCTATTGCTGGCATTCCAGTGAAAGAGTCGATCACTTACCTTGGTAATTAATAAAAGTCAAACCACCAGATACTTCTTCAATTTCAATCCAGTTTGacataaaacacaacaaaaaactaaattCTTGGCTCCAACAGGATTTATCTCTGAAAGGCTTTTCAGTTTTACACACCAAAGCGGAGGGATTATCTCGATTGACTTATGCTGCTTTGTCTCTTGATGTAAATACAGAAACCCTGGTGGATATTGACAGACTCCTTTATAAGAATACAATACATTATATTAAGGGAGCAGTTTATCCAACTCATACCAACATGGTGGAATAAACTTTCTTGACTTTTCTACAGTAAACAATGTGTTTAAAGTAAACTGGATCAAACAATTTCTCAGGAACCCAACATCAATTTGGAACTTTAttccaaattaaaaaataaataaataaattttagtCTTTGTTTTATCTTGTAATTACAGTATTGATAAAATCCCCTTAAAACTGTCCAACTTTGCCAACGACCAGATGCTTCTTTCCTGGTCGTTGCTTTATAAACACAACTTTTCTCTGCACAGATACTATATTTGGAACTATATCTATATGTAGATaaagatatatatctatatctatatctatatatctatatatctatatatctatctatatatatatatatatatatatatatatatatatatatatatatatatatatatatatatatatatatatatatatatatatatatatatatatatatatatatggaataATTTATACTAGGACCTGGAATGGAAGAAAATTTGGACCACACCATTGAAATTCCTGTTAACCAAGAAATTAAAGGAAAtatcttttaaaattattcatagTTTTTAACCCACCAGAACCTTTCTTGTACGATATAAAAAGACATTGATGCTAactgttatttctttttaactgtTAGAAGAAAGATATTTCTCTCTTATTTTGATCCTACTTATGCGCTAATCTTTTCTGGCAagatgtttgtgcttttgttgtttcttttatcTTATCTTTGTTACGGAAAAATATTGTTTGGCTTCTTTGATTGCCCTGCAAATaggtcaaacacatttcatttgaTTAATTTACTAATCTTAATGGCTAAATTTCATATACATGAATCCAAAATTTCTAATGCAAAACCGTCTTTTCAATGCTTTATAAATGAAACCAGACAATATTTTAAAACTATACAACATTCTCATAAtataaaagcaataaaactaTAAATTTATGCTCCTTGTTTGGTATCTTGTGATTAGCCTGTGTCTAATTGTTATTACACGAAACCCCCTGACATTGTCTTTTGCTCATTTATATCTGTAATGTTTGAATTGCTAATgaagttaaaataataataataataataatccgcATTACTGCACATCACATCACAGCGCGACAGAACTTTAGGGTTACGTATTGTGCTGACGCCATCAGACCGCGCTGGGCAGCTATCTGCGCAGTTGTGTTTTATCGGATTTGCGGAGTTGTCGCTGCTCTAAGTGAAATAAAGTTCAGGACGTCTGTTTGCAGCCCCGCGGGGGACTCTGAGTTCAGCAGTGGGACCAAACAGGCACGGTCCGAGTCAGATCAAGGACCCGAGTCGTAGTtcgttgttttctttctgacGCAGCTAGCAGTTAGCGTCGTTAGCTCAGGTGTGTGCTCGATTTTCGTCTCTCAGATGGAATATCCCGGAGGAGGGGGGGCGGTGCTGAGCAGCGGGAACGTCCCGGCCTTCCTGACCAAATTGTGGACCCTGGTGGAGGACCCGGACACCGACCCGCTCATCTGTTGGAGTCCGGTACGCACGTTAATAGCTAACAGCTAACGCAGACAAGTTTAACTTTAATTACACTGCAGAAACAGacacaactttatttaaactggAATGCAGACAGGTTTGTTGACAAACTTTATTTACTGACTAAGGAAAAGAGGTCAGCTCAGTTAGCTTGGCTTCAGTGAGCTATTAAGGCTAACAGATCTCACGTCAGAGGTCAAATGATTTCAGACATCATCAGCTAGTCAGTAAATGATCAGTTGACGGTTGTTTTTCTGACTAACAGATCCCAGCAGCTGTTTTGGTGATTGGCATAAAGCCTGAATTCAAATAAGCTGATGTCACTGTAGTGTCATAGCCCACACAATGTACAGCTGCAGGTGTTAACTACCAGTTGCACTGAAATCAGTCACTTATCACCAAGAGGTCTCCATCTTTATTTTCCTGATTTttaggtgggttttttttttgtttatttgttttttttaaattgcataaCTATTAGGCTCCGCCCACAGCTGAAGGTCATGTAACACCAGATTAAAGATTCTCAAGTGTAATTTCCTAGTgtagtttaaaaaggaaaatgaaccTTTAATCCATGGTTTTCATTACTGCCACACCCCCACCTAGATGGCAAAAACAATACTGCGGTCCTTTGCTCTCCAGCCTCCCTGTGAACGTCTCCTAGTTTAACTAGAAACCAAAGTGCCAGATAGTTGCTGGGCTATCAGATGCAGTAATCAACATTTATTTACAACTGCCAGAGAGGAGTTTTGATTATGGCACCAACATGTAAGCACACCTCCTAACTCTTACTGGCTACATCTGCTTTTCACAACAACCCTGGCTGTGCAGTGCAGGAATGATTTAACTGGCATTAGAAAAATACTCGGTCAACTTTACTGTTATGACATGATATTATTGTGACAAGTTAATACTACCTGAACTTTTCTGGAACTACACTGTAAATATCCAAGTCAACAAAATGTAAGATTTACATTTGGTAGTTTGTGTTTAACCCTTTCACGCACAGTGCTCACTACAGTGGACAcctattcaaaggctgttttcttgtatttgtgtcagagttgatggtatacttgcacataaaccactacactggacactgatgtgtcaccCCATACCCTGCCACCCATTCCAAATGTCCACCTAAGTGGACATGTAAAAAACTATTTGAAAAATACATGTTTAAGAAATGAAGTTGCAAGATAtttttttcatgcctaaagatcattaaaaatacttaagaaaaaaaaatcctgattgaggttgtcataattaaGCTAGCTATGTAGCGCTTACTTTTGCTTTAACAACAAACATTTTCTTGTTCTTCACCTCCTTTACATAAAGCTTCCGCGGCAGGATATGGATCACAAGTCCCCAAAATTAATGGGTTCTCTTTATATCGTTGTTTTTCTTCCATGGATAGATGATCCAAATAAAGAGTTCACTTTcatctgcagtgtgtgtgtgttctgtttaaATAAGAGTTCCAATCAGTAATCTATTCATCAGTGCCTGatgtgcaaaaaaaccaaaatgttgAAATAATCAATAAACTGTGAGCTGGTCAGACACAGTCTGCAGGAGAGCAGACAGCTGAGATTAAAGTGTTAGCAGTGTGCTCTGACTTTCAGATCTATTCCTGGAGATTCCTGAGAGCGTAAGAGCGTATATAGTCTCTGTTTTTATCGGTTGATTATAAGGTAAATGGAGTGGTTCTTATACATTCCTTAATACTCAagtactcaaagtgctttatacaccATGTCTCATTTACACACATTCATGCGACACTTTTTTCAACCTGCGCGCTTTCTGTCGAACAGTCACACACTAATGAACGCATCGAAGAGCACCCGGACCTCAGGGTTCAGTTTGTGGCCCAAGGAATGGAGCAGAGAGGAATTaaaccactaaccttctgaTTAACAGATGACCTGCTTTGCATCCTGAATCACAGCCACCACAATAATAcagattctttttctttttctcctgttgTATAAGAGTGGTACCAGTTTCCATGTGTTCGACCAGGGGCGGTTTTCCAAAGAAGTTCTCCCAAAGTTCTTCAAGCACAACAACATGGCCTCTTTTATCCGCCAACTCAACATGTGTGAGTAACCAGCAAGGAATCATCAGTGTGTTAGCCCCACCTCTGAATGGTAGCTTGTTCAGAGGTGGGGCTATCACcactggttgtttttttttgttttttttcattgatttattttttgggAAAGAAGATTCACCCAATCAAGTGTGCTTTGTGAAGAAACATTGAGATATGAGTGAAATGTCTGGTGTTTAGCGGGTTTTCTTTGCTGCTGTAATTATCATAGCAGCAACAACCAGTCATCACAAGGCAAGGTAGCCTGCAGTTAACATAGCAGTTAATGAGAAGATAGCAGTTAATGAGCTAAGCCAGTGCTCCCCAACCTTTGTTGCGGCACAGACtagtttatgtccgacaatattttcacggactggtTTTAAAGGTgttgtggataaatacaacaaataaaacgAGTATCggtaccccccaaaaaagaacatttattcataacacatgggaaaagacccagggaaacagagttaacgataaaaacggataaaaaccacaaatttcacacctgagcctcaactctcgtggtccggtaccaaacgactcacagaccggtACTGGTCTGTGCGCTGGAGGTACCGGTTTGTGTATATCAACTGATCGTTCATCATGATGATCTTTGTGCATGAGCAACTTCTTTTTCTCCATGTCACTGAAGAAGTGCTAGTTGACTGGTATGCTGAAAAGCTTAACTTTTCTCAACACTCAGCAGAACCATCTTTATAAAAAGTAGGATAGAAGAAAAGGACAGGCCCACCTGTGCATGCTCCACCTCTAGCACTGTGCATGCAAAGGCATCTGGACTATGGAAGAGCCAGAAAGAGCAGCTGTGATATTAGCAAGTGTAGCATTGTATTGATGGTGTCCACATCCTTTATTGATGGTGTAATGGTACTTCTCTCAGATGGTTTCCGTAAGGTGGTGCACATTGAGCAGGGTGGTCTGGTGAAACCAGAGAGAGATGACACAGAGTTTCAGCACCCATTCTTCATCAGAGGACAAGAACATCTGCTGGAGAACATCAAACGCAAAGTCACCAACGTATGTAGTGCCTCACACACCAGAgaatacctaaaaatgcagacaGGTGATAGACTAAAGGCAGACTCTGCTGGACTTCCTCTGAAAGGTGATGATTCAGAGTGCTGTGTGACATCACAGGATACAGCTAATCAATCATAAATACTTTGTATAGCCCCCTTAATGTGGGGTCAGAGTGGCCTTTAATCTATCGCTGTGCATGTGGTACTACGAACTCAGAACCCAATCTGACCTGTCCTGTCCATCTCCTTGGTAACGGTATGCTGTGATTGGAACAGGTGTCATCAGTGCGTCAGGATGATGCGAAAATCTCAGCAGAGGAAGTGAATAAGATCCTGAACGATGTCCAGTTGATGAAGGGAAAACAAGAAACCATCGACTCCAGGATCGTCACAATGAAACAGTAAGTACCAAACCAGAATCGGGGCTAGAAACCACTCGGCAGTGTTGACTAAAGGCTGATTTTGTATTTCAGTGAGAACGAGGCTCTGTGGAGAGAGGTGGCCAGTCTGAGACAGAAACACACTCAGCAGCAGAAAGTTGTCAACAAGGTACCTGTTCTCACTGTCCACACCTTTCCAATTAGCAGAACTCTGTAAGAATACACCTGATGTGATCCctctaaaaatatgaaaacctCAGGGGAGAGTGATGCCACATAGTTGTCAGACATTATCTTAACATTAATGAACTCTCtgcctgtctttctctctctccagctCATACAGTTCCTGGTGTCTCTCATTCAGTCCAACAGACTGCTAGGAGTCAAGAGGAAGATGCAAGTGTTTTTTTGATACCATAGATACTACAACAAATGCTACACTGTACACCACAAAATGTTACAATTGTGACTTAGACACTAGATAATTTCAAAGTGCAGATTGGATGCTGTGAGATTTTCTCTGCTAAGAACATTTTCAAGAAAATGTTCCCAGGTGATAAAATGAGGATCCAACTGCCCAAATTTCtgacttttgcttttattttgaagtaccAGTTCCATTTCCCTCTCATACCTGACCTTAAATTCAGTTTCGTCTGTACATGTtttgccatccatccatcttcatccgctttatccgaggccgggtcgcaggggcagcagcctaagctgCTACATGTTTTGCATTTTCGTTTATTCATTTTAACTCTCTCTGCAGTCCTCTGATGCTCAACGACTCTGGCAACACCCACTCAATGCCCAAATATAGCCGTCCCTTCTCATTGGAGCAGGTAACTTGTCTCTGATTTACATCTTTCACTCAGAGCTGCACAGTCAGCGGTGATTATCTTTCAGAGTGACATTAGCTGATTGTCTAGCTTTAGCTTTGAAAACTAGACTCTTCATATCTACCTGTGCAGATCTTTGTCCTCACTTGGTCacttgtgcttttgtgtttttcatttcaggctgCAGCCAATCTCTTCTCAGCTGACACCTCTGTGACTTCAGGACCCATCATTTCTGACATCACAGACATGGCCACATCTGGTTCAGATGAATTGGCTAGTGATTGGACGGACCAAGGGTGAGTACTGATCAGATTAGTCCTGCTTAGTCAGTAAGTGATTGATCCTTCAGAAGTCAGAGTGCATAACCTCCTTGCAGAGAGAGCCAATCAGTCGATATCAAAGAGGAGCCGTCCAGTCCAGAGGTGGAGGTGTGTCCTGTTCTGGAGGAAGTGGCTGCACCAGTGGACACGCCCTTCTCCCCCACCACCTTCATTAACTCCATCCTAGAGGAGAATGAGCCACCCACCCCAGTCACCTCCACGAGCAGTGCTCCCACTGGTAGACATTAAGTTTGTGGTTAGCAGTTTGATTCCTGTTCAGAGCATTTCTGGTAAATAAAAATCTTTCTCTCAGCAGCCAGTCCCATTGTGGTGATGAGCCCCGTCTCCACTGGCCCCCTGTCTTCTGCCTCATCCACCCAATCACTCACCTCTGTTACCACAGCAAACACAGCCCCCAGCACAACAGCACCTCAGAAGAAATGTCAAGCCATCGCCTGTATTGACAGGTAAGTGTGACTACACCAGTATGCAGTTGTGAAACATTCATAGAGACTTCTAATAGAGTTAGTACCACCTGCAATGAACAACTATGAGTGTTTACCAAGAGTTAGCCCAAGTATTTCCCCAACAGTGGCCCTGCTCTGACTAAAGCTGAAACTGTGTTCGAGGTTGCAAAGAGCTGCCCAACAAACCGTCTCAGTAGACTGTCTATTAAACTGTCCTCAGTCCACCCTTACGCTGGGGAAGGCGTCACCCTTTACTGACAGCTTCCCCAGCATCTCTCCAGAAACTGCCCCAACAAACACCTGCAGCTTCCCTGAACAGCTGCCCCACCCCCTGCATCCGTCACCTTGACATTCTGAGTGTCTTTCTGAAAAGTGTCTTTCAGACAGGATACTGAAAGTGTTCTGCTGAATGCAGATTGCAAGCTTGTGTCAGGAGTGTGCGAGTTAGACCTCAGTCTGAAGTTTGTGCTACAAGTTTAGGAACCTCCTCCTATTCAGCCCACTTGAATAGCAAGTGCAGCGCTGCCTTATCTGAAAGCCTCTTAACTAACCATGGTGTGGTTTCAGTTTGTCTTACATTTAAGGTGATGGTCCTGTTGCAGGACAAGTGTGTCATTAAAACCCCTGTGCTTCCTTCAGACCACGCCCCATTCCCTCTGCAGGTGGACTCCCACCTGATGTTTGGCGGTTCCTCTCAGCACAACCTGACAAGTGAATCACTAACTCTACAAACAATTATTGATTTGTAAATATTTGTAAAGTTTTGAAGTCTTCTGGTGACATTCTGCATTTTCTTCTTGTCAAATGTGTGAGGTCCAGATCAGCTTCTTTAGCTGATCAGATGTCAGAGGTCATGAGATAGTTAATTGATTATATTTGGTCAATATTAAGTGCAGAAGTAAGCAATCCGGTCAACAGGTCAAAAAAGGTTTCTTAGGTGGCTCACAGCAGGAAATGTTTCAGGCATGTTCTGACTACAGGAAATACTGTGTGTGGCCACAGTGAGGGGTGGAGCCTTTGCATAAGATTATTAACAGCAGAGAACTGGCAGGTTCAAACTGAGCTCACCTGTATGGAACAGTTGAGATGCAGATCATGTATTTATTTGGATCTCTGCAGACATAAAGGAAAATGTAGAATAACGGCAGACATGTGACCTAACATCAGACCTGTCTCACCTGTGTGCCTCAGGTCTGAGCTTTTGGATCATGTGGATACTATCGACAGCGGCTTAGAGAACCTGCAgaacatactcaacacacagaCGTTCTCCTTGGATACAGTTCCATTTATTGAGGTTAGTCTGACTTCTTGTTACCACCTCACATTATTAtcacttgtgtttgtgtgtcactaactgtgtgtgcgtgtgtgtgggtgctTAGTTTTTCAGTTCATCTGGCTCGCCTGCAGACTTTGACCTCGACAGTTTGGACAACGTGAGTTGCAAATTTCACATTCTTTGGTCTGCTGTTTCAAAAATAAGAGCGTACTGTTGCCGATGATGTCAGACCTGTCTCACTGATGTTACCGTTTCCCACTAGCTGCTGTCTGATGAAGCTCCTAAGGGAAGTGAAGAAAGCGGAACGGGTGAGTCATGCCTTCAGTAAGTTGCTGCTCCATCCACCTGTCTGTTGTCATGTCATGACACTGtgctgctctctgattggtgcaGGAAAGCAGCTGGTTCAGTATACACCTGTCCAAACGTCTGAATCTGACAGCGGGGCTGACCTGCCAGCGCTGCTGGAGTTGGAAACTGAGCCATTTCTCAGCTCTGACCCCCACACCGAGGACCCAGGCATCACCTTGTTGAACCATGGCAATCTGGACTCCAACCTCTGACCTCTCGAGTAACCATAGCAATGTGACACCTGAGCACTGACTCAGTTGCAGCAATAGATGAGAACAGTCGATAGGTCAAAGGTTGTGTTTTTATTACACAGATGTTATTGATATTAAtctgtcttcttcttctactcttgttcttttcttctttgttgaAGCTTAAATGGAAGCCTTTGTTGCTGTTGAATGCATGTTGAAGTCAGATTTTATGGTCGTCTTTATTTTCTTGTGTAAAAT is a window of Maylandia zebra isolate NMK-2024a linkage group LG22, Mzebra_GT3a, whole genome shotgun sequence DNA encoding:
- the hsf1 gene encoding heat shock factor protein 1 isoform X1 codes for the protein MEYPGGGGAVLSSGNVPAFLTKLWTLVEDPDTDPLICWSPSGTSFHVFDQGRFSKEVLPKFFKHNNMASFIRQLNMYGFRKVVHIEQGGLVKPERDDTEFQHPFFIRGQEHLLENIKRKVTNVSSVRQDDAKISAEEVNKILNDVQLMKGKQETIDSRIVTMKHENEALWREVASLRQKHTQQQKVVNKLIQFLVSLIQSNRLLGVKRKIPLMLNDSGNTHSMPKYSRPFSLEQAAANLFSADTSVTSGPIISDITDMATSGSDELASDWTDQGESQSVDIKEEPSSPEVEVCPVLEEVAAPVDTPFSPTTFINSILEENEPPTPVTSTSSAPTAASPIVVMSPVSTGPLSSASSTQSLTSVTTANTAPSTTAPQKKCQAIACIDRPRPIPSAGGLPPDVWRFLSAQPDKSELLDHVDTIDSGLENLQNILNTQTFSLDTVPFIEFFSSSGSPADFDLDSLDNLLSDEAPKGSEESGTGKQLVQYTPVQTSESDSGADLPALLELETEPFLSSDPHTEDPGITLLNHGNLDSNL
- the hsf1 gene encoding heat shock factor protein 1 isoform X2, with the translated sequence MEYPGGGGAVLSSGNVPAFLTKLWTLVEDPDTDPLICWSPSGTSFHVFDQGRFSKEVLPKFFKHNNMASFIRQLNMYGFRKVVHIEQGGLVKPERDDTEFQHPFFIRGQEHLLENIKRKVTNVSSVRQDDAKISAEEVNKILNDVQLMKGKQETIDSRIVTMKHENEALWREVASLRQKHTQQQKVVNKLIQFLVSLIQSNRLLGVKRKIPLMLNDSGNTHSMPKYSRPFSLEQAAANLFSADTSVTSGPIISDITDMATSGSDELASDWTDQGESQSVDIKEEPSSPEVEVCPVLEEVAAPVDTPFSPTTFINSILEENEPPTPVTSTSSAPTASPIVVMSPVSTGPLSSASSTQSLTSVTTANTAPSTTAPQKKCQAIACIDRPRPIPSAGGLPPDVWRFLSAQPDKSELLDHVDTIDSGLENLQNILNTQTFSLDTVPFIEFFSSSGSPADFDLDSLDNLLSDEAPKGSEESGTGKQLVQYTPVQTSESDSGADLPALLELETEPFLSSDPHTEDPGITLLNHGNLDSNL
- the hsf1 gene encoding heat shock factor protein 1 isoform X3, whose translation is MEYPGGGGAVLSSGNVPAFLTKLWTLVEDPDTDPLICWSPSGTSFHVFDQGRFSKEVLPKFFKHNNMASFIRQLNMYGFRKVVHIEQGGLVKPERDDTEFQHPFFIRGQEHLLENIKRKVTNVSSVRQDDAKISAEEVNKILNDVQLMKGKQETIDSRIVTMKHENEALWREVASLRQKHTQQQKVVNKLIQFLVSLIQSNRLLGVKRKIPLMLNDSGNTHSMPKYSRPFSLEQAAANLFSADTSVTSGPIISDITDMATSGSDELASDWTDQGESQSVDIKEEPSSPEVEVCPVLEEVAAPVDTPFSPTTFINSILEENEPPTPVTSTSSAPTAASPIVVMSPVSTGPLSSASSTQSLTSVTTANTAPSTTAPQKKCQAIACIDRSELLDHVDTIDSGLENLQNILNTQTFSLDTVPFIEFFSSSGSPADFDLDSLDNLLSDEAPKGSEESGTGKQLVQYTPVQTSESDSGADLPALLELETEPFLSSDPHTEDPGITLLNHGNLDSNL